The sequence below is a genomic window from Roseiconus lacunae.
CACCGTCGGGCCGTGGTCGATTCCTTTTTGGTGAGTCGACGTGACGTAACCGAGCGACGGTCCGTCGGCGATGACATTGTCCCAGCACATCGCAACCTGTGACGGCCGAGGACGATCGTGAAGCATGACATTGGCGACGACCCATCCTCCATACCGAAACGACGCGACATCCCGTCCGGTCGACTCGAAGTCCGGAATTAACCGTGGGGCGATGAACTGGGGGGCGGCAAAAATCACTTGATCGGCGATCAGTTCATCAGTGATCGACTGCTCCGCATCAAACACGGTCACGCGAGCTTGCTGAACATCTTGCGTGATAGCGGTGACCACTTGACGCAAGCGAATGTGTGACCGCAGTTGTTCGCCCAAGAAACGCACAATGCGTCCGTTGCCTTCCGGCCAGGTCATCACTTCTTGTGTTTCTTTGGCCCCGTTTCTCAGACGCGATGCAAAGTAGAACACGCCTGCCCAGGCACTGGTTTGTTCCGCAGTCAGTCCGTAGTCATCGCGACAACCATAGTCGACCAGCCAACGTAGCAGCGGCGAGGTGTACCCTTGCGAGTTCATCCAAGCGGCCATCGAGTGCCGGTCAAGTTCTCGGACGGTGTCGTTGTCTGATCCGGCCGACATTGGTATCGCAAATAGCCGTCGACCCTGATCGTCGCGTGTGTGAGCCAATTGACGCATCGCATTACGAAACGCTTCGAGTTGTCGCCGATCTTCATCCGAGGGTGAATGCGACGGATAAAGGCCATACACCCAATCATCTGCGACAAAAACACGCTCCTGCGGGTCACGGCAAAGGACGGATTCGGCGGCAATCGGTTCTCCCTGGGCGTCTTCACCGATGATCACCCCCATCTCTTGGAACAGCTTGACCAAGCGGTCGTTGTCTTTCATCGGGACCGGAACGTAGTGGGCGCCCCACGGGAACC
It includes:
- a CDS encoding flavin monoamine oxidase family protein, translating into MAHQHRSVIQPTLRRRELLALVAGVPLANLAGCNWQASNISGELLNPDFTVMHRLRDQWRPPKPSGDPVRHQVVIVGGGIAGLSAAWQLKQNGIDDVVVLELDAQVGGTARSGQHGNFRFPWGAHYVPVPMKDNDRLVKLFQEMGVIIGEDAQGEPIAAESVLCRDPQERVFVADDWVYGLYPSHSPSDEDRRQLEAFRNAMRQLAHTRDDQGRRLFAIPMSAGSDNDTVRELDRHSMAAWMNSQGYTSPLLRWLVDYGCRDDYGLTAEQTSAWAGVFYFASRLRNGAKETQEVMTWPEGNGRIVRFLGEQLRSHIRLRQVVTAITQDVQQARVTVFDAEQSITDELIADQVIFAAPQFIAPRLIPDFESTGRDVASFRYGGWVVANVMLHDRPRPSQVAMCWDNVIADGPSLGYVTSTHQKGIDHGPTVLTWYRPLTDDDPRISRSELMRLTWEDWVTVIVSDLSRPHPDIESLIDRIDVMRWGHAMIQPRPGFLFGGERERASESLGRIHFGASDLSGIALMEEAFDRGTRAADKAIAALRHDAPKRARFDQPSRTNA